One region of Demequina sp. TMPB413 genomic DNA includes:
- a CDS encoding DUF262 domain-containing protein, with protein sequence MANALSAHEKTIEKVLCSDFQFAIPGYQRPYRWGTDEALQLLDDLEECLARSSDEPYFLGSLVLVEAGGIEFDVIDGQQRLTTLTILFAVLRDLASPDVAGELDQYVREPGSRVAGRMPKPRLALRTQDREFFEARIQTPGGTAGIGDLSDTDAATEPQRAIRDNASALRKRLESTTDEWRLELAQFVTQSTYLVVVAAPDLNSAYRIFSVMNARGLDLTPADIFKSQVTGELGDDATETKRWEGLEESLGTDDFSDLFRDIRTVISGDRARRELLKEFPEQVLGSYLARGADGRRDFVNSVLDPYGKAFLHLRERDFAGEGWHEVNVWLRRLAALDNFDWRPSALWVLRHHASDPVYVATFLAKLERVAAYLLLTGKYTTPRTMRFLELLNQLRDGDELDATALELSAEERADALNALEGEVYRMQSRRARYVLLRLDEVLAQDPGVSYSHGVLSIEHVLPQRPREESVWMANFTDEQRDYWVHRLGNLVLLNRKKNSQAGNYDFDEKKVKYFAASGGSAVFALTTQVLSEPVWTPEVIGRRQEALVRTLAATWGLLD encoded by the coding sequence ATGGCAAACGCGCTCTCGGCCCACGAAAAGACTATTGAGAAGGTCCTCTGCAGCGATTTCCAGTTCGCAATCCCCGGTTACCAGCGGCCCTACCGCTGGGGCACAGATGAGGCGCTGCAACTGCTGGACGACCTCGAGGAGTGCCTCGCCCGCTCGTCGGACGAGCCCTACTTTCTTGGCTCATTGGTGCTTGTCGAGGCAGGTGGAATCGAGTTTGACGTGATTGACGGCCAGCAGCGCCTGACCACGCTGACGATTCTCTTCGCGGTGTTGCGCGATCTCGCATCTCCCGACGTCGCAGGCGAACTTGACCAGTACGTGCGTGAACCCGGCAGCCGGGTGGCCGGCCGTATGCCCAAGCCGCGGCTCGCATTGCGCACCCAGGATCGCGAGTTTTTCGAGGCCCGGATTCAAACACCGGGTGGAACCGCCGGCATTGGGGACTTGAGCGATACCGACGCAGCCACCGAGCCGCAGCGCGCTATCCGAGACAATGCGTCGGCACTGCGCAAGCGTCTCGAGTCCACAACCGATGAATGGCGTCTGGAGCTTGCTCAGTTTGTCACCCAGTCCACCTACCTGGTGGTGGTCGCGGCCCCAGACCTGAACAGTGCCTACCGCATCTTCAGTGTGATGAATGCACGCGGACTGGATCTCACTCCCGCTGATATCTTCAAGTCTCAGGTGACCGGCGAGCTCGGAGACGACGCGACGGAGACGAAGCGGTGGGAGGGTCTCGAGGAGTCGCTTGGTACTGACGACTTCTCGGATCTGTTTCGAGACATCCGAACGGTGATCTCTGGAGACCGGGCGCGTCGCGAACTCTTGAAAGAGTTCCCGGAGCAAGTACTCGGCTCGTACCTAGCGCGTGGCGCAGATGGGCGTCGAGACTTCGTCAACTCGGTGCTGGACCCGTACGGCAAGGCGTTCCTCCACCTGCGAGAGAGGGACTTCGCGGGCGAAGGCTGGCACGAGGTCAATGTGTGGCTACGACGGCTCGCGGCGCTGGATAACTTCGACTGGCGACCGTCCGCGCTCTGGGTGCTGCGCCACCATGCGAGCGACCCTGTCTATGTAGCAACGTTCCTTGCGAAGCTCGAGCGGGTTGCCGCCTATCTGCTGCTGACCGGCAAGTACACCACCCCGCGCACCATGCGGTTCTTGGAGCTACTGAACCAACTGAGGGACGGCGACGAACTCGACGCAACGGCGCTAGAACTAAGTGCGGAGGAACGCGCGGACGCGCTCAACGCACTCGAGGGCGAGGTGTATCGCATGCAATCGCGGCGCGCCCGGTACGTACTACTCAGGCTCGATGAGGTGCTCGCGCAAGACCCGGGAGTGTCGTATAGCCACGGCGTGCTCAGCATTGAACACGTTCTCCCACAGCGACCTCGTGAAGAGAGCGTCTGGATGGCGAACTTCACAGACGAGCAGCGCGACTACTGGGTGCACCGCCTGGGCAACCTTGTGTTGCTCAATCGCAAGAAGAACTCCCAGGCGGGCAACTACGACTTCGACGAGAAAAAGGTCAAGTACTTTGCCGCGAGCGGCGGCTCTGCCGTCTTTGCGTTAACGACCCAGGTGTTGAGTGAGCCTGTCTGGACTCCCGAGGTCATCGGGCGTCGGCAAGAGGCGCTTGTACGCACGTTGGCCGCGACTTGGGGGCTGCTCGACTAG
- a CDS encoding nuclease-related domain-containing protein, producing MTDIVITPWKRYGHHRGYAALQDGTKLGWIDVPTGTVELEDGAERTSTETALTAWRSQLIDGEPEAGAPAGLVEVVPAPAPEHVAPKAPLAVDRDWVDLADNVPGQGVRQKAAEEWERQKRIGNFLAFMGRVADADTEERAWRKGAEGEEVIGAALDKMRKRGWRILHSIPTGEQSDIDHLAIGPGGIVLFNSKRHKNAKIQVRRGGIYVNGGQTTHVLQIRNQVKLAAKKLSKALGRPVHIQGCIAIHNGGINAPDVTFSHHFDDVWVATRWNVTNGMKRADPVLTDAEVEEIYTVARRSTTWLPRA from the coding sequence TTGACCGACATCGTCATCACACCGTGGAAGCGGTACGGACATCACCGTGGTTACGCCGCGCTGCAAGACGGCACCAAGCTCGGCTGGATCGACGTGCCGACTGGCACGGTCGAGCTCGAAGACGGTGCAGAGCGGACAAGCACCGAGACCGCATTGACCGCATGGCGTTCGCAGTTGATCGACGGTGAGCCAGAGGCAGGGGCTCCAGCGGGTCTCGTCGAAGTGGTCCCGGCCCCTGCGCCGGAGCACGTCGCGCCGAAGGCGCCTCTGGCCGTCGATCGCGACTGGGTAGACCTCGCTGACAACGTGCCCGGCCAGGGTGTTCGTCAGAAGGCCGCGGAGGAGTGGGAGCGGCAGAAGCGCATCGGCAACTTCCTGGCCTTCATGGGGCGTGTCGCCGATGCCGATACCGAAGAGCGCGCCTGGCGAAAGGGAGCCGAGGGCGAGGAGGTGATTGGCGCGGCACTCGACAAGATGCGCAAGCGTGGCTGGCGGATCCTGCACTCGATCCCGACCGGCGAGCAGTCGGACATTGACCACCTAGCCATCGGCCCGGGCGGGATCGTACTCTTCAACTCGAAGCGTCATAAGAACGCCAAGATCCAGGTGAGGCGCGGAGGCATCTACGTCAACGGCGGGCAGACCACCCACGTCCTGCAGATCAGAAACCAGGTCAAGTTGGCGGCCAAGAAACTCTCTAAGGCCCTGGGCCGGCCGGTGCACATCCAGGGATGCATCGCGATCCACAACGGCGGGATCAACGCGCCAGATGTCACGTTCTCCCACCACTTCGACGACGTGTGGGTTGCGACCCGATGGAACGTCACGAACGGGATGAAGCGCGCCGATCCGGTCCTTACTGACGCCGAGGTCGAAGAGATCTACACCGTTGCCCGTCGATCCACCACCTGGTTGCCTCGCGCCTAG
- a CDS encoding ATP-binding protein: MSDQGLTPLRQTCVPRKDVLQGGLADNHFAAQLDKVVRDAEHYPVYGDAEAFFAQTFPTSGLKTLLTKTFGRVTGTKGVAGENGVLRPTTSFGGGKTHGLTAVYHLAGGARPTNIAEFIDPALLPDGPIQVAALVGDALDPTAGVETGGHRTYTLWGEMAAQIGDAAYEAMAANDAQRTAPGTGTIKAAFAGKPAVVIVDEIAKYLRAVSSSGSEDVRRMARAIPVFLGNLFEVASDPTNKVSVIITLASTTNAFGAETTEISDLTGDEKQRADTANAASVKAAEETGDVLTRAVQPSAVIRPADDNEIGEILKKRIFESVDESAAKAAGDAYRGLYESLGKTEQLAGGAEHPATYGDLVTTTYPFHPELVRVLDKRLGNITQFQRARGALKLLAEVVAHIYDTNDDAGIINVCDIDFDNDPVLNHLTDGLGRAEYASVAAGDFAGKQSHAAAVDTEVFPGKPAYATRVARTVFTHSLEMVATAGAGRNDWIVGTLRPGEDTAIFEKALTESEKVFWHLSFDGGRWRFNIEPNVNAIIETEKRNVANTAVAAMVDTLIRNAFANDGGAKAVHFPSGPAEVHDEAGLRVVVLDYNVVTVKQKSAEQPPGAIVEMLDKVGSVGSPRTYRNAVVFAVPDEEQVEVLKDRARALIASNNLASDTARLTQFSDEVRKKVEVYNKEANLNARIAVTRCYKHIYFPFGDKATGYLRHRELPAQAQGDTKNATSAVLSLLEDEDKIRSSPFTASYLRSKTWHAASSATTRSIADYFWTDHTIQIVRNPNLIREAIVNGVKNENWVYYDAGTGKTHTSSTMAGFSPEMKPDAEVMTASEAQSRGLLVRKPTQADLRAVVTNDDLTGAEIRSRLEAQCGGEPTKTDVLELLATAVQASDYKWFVVLDAEPTPGVRALSPSAIKDKGLDGLRILSRETADAQEIEVPTRTPNSKTFSASGPGGAAMQSLLDQISDFTVPTISTMTLKVTADEASGTSDIDLAVASLGMLQKQHITVRATIRAEFKGVTGGVQFQGTADRQDFQSAYNHVKKAVAGANKVAGEVTLILRFSPAMDITDAQFAQIHTVIKNLGMKSTTMTAEVTK; encoded by the coding sequence ATGAGTGATCAGGGACTGACGCCACTAAGGCAAACGTGCGTGCCGCGCAAAGACGTCCTGCAGGGCGGCCTGGCCGACAACCATTTCGCGGCCCAGCTCGACAAGGTCGTGCGGGACGCCGAACACTACCCGGTCTACGGCGACGCGGAAGCATTCTTCGCGCAGACCTTTCCCACCTCTGGTTTGAAGACGCTACTCACCAAGACCTTTGGTCGCGTCACGGGAACGAAAGGCGTCGCTGGGGAGAACGGGGTCCTTCGTCCGACGACCTCGTTCGGAGGCGGCAAGACTCACGGCCTCACCGCCGTCTACCACCTCGCCGGTGGGGCACGCCCGACGAACATCGCGGAGTTTATCGACCCCGCGCTCTTGCCTGATGGGCCGATTCAGGTGGCCGCGCTCGTCGGTGACGCGCTTGATCCCACGGCGGGCGTCGAGACAGGTGGGCACCGCACGTACACACTCTGGGGCGAGATGGCCGCTCAGATCGGCGACGCCGCATACGAGGCCATGGCCGCGAACGATGCCCAGCGCACAGCTCCGGGCACCGGCACAATCAAGGCTGCTTTCGCGGGAAAGCCAGCCGTCGTCATCGTGGACGAGATCGCCAAGTACCTGCGTGCGGTGTCGTCCTCCGGCAGCGAAGACGTGCGTCGCATGGCACGGGCAATCCCGGTGTTCCTGGGGAATCTGTTTGAGGTCGCCTCCGACCCAACCAACAAAGTGTCCGTCATCATCACCTTGGCCTCGACGACCAACGCGTTCGGTGCCGAGACAACCGAGATCAGCGACCTAACGGGTGACGAGAAGCAACGCGCCGACACTGCGAACGCCGCCTCGGTCAAGGCCGCGGAAGAGACTGGCGACGTGCTCACCCGTGCCGTCCAGCCATCTGCCGTGATCCGTCCGGCAGACGACAACGAGATCGGCGAGATTCTCAAGAAGCGCATCTTCGAGTCGGTCGACGAAAGCGCGGCAAAGGCGGCGGGCGACGCGTACCGGGGCCTCTACGAGTCACTCGGCAAGACCGAGCAACTCGCTGGCGGCGCAGAACACCCCGCGACCTACGGCGACCTGGTCACGACGACGTATCCATTCCATCCCGAGTTGGTCCGTGTGCTCGACAAGCGATTGGGCAACATCACCCAGTTCCAGCGGGCGCGAGGCGCGCTGAAACTGCTCGCAGAGGTCGTGGCGCACATCTACGACACGAACGATGACGCAGGGATCATCAACGTTTGCGACATCGACTTCGACAACGACCCGGTCCTCAACCACCTCACCGATGGACTCGGGCGGGCCGAATACGCATCGGTGGCAGCGGGGGACTTCGCGGGCAAGCAATCGCACGCAGCGGCGGTAGATACCGAAGTCTTCCCGGGCAAACCTGCGTACGCCACGCGTGTGGCGCGCACCGTGTTCACGCACTCCCTAGAAATGGTGGCGACAGCAGGAGCTGGACGCAATGACTGGATCGTCGGCACGCTCCGTCCGGGTGAAGACACAGCCATCTTCGAGAAAGCGCTCACCGAGTCCGAAAAGGTCTTCTGGCACCTGTCGTTCGACGGTGGTCGGTGGCGGTTCAACATCGAGCCGAACGTCAACGCCATCATCGAGACCGAGAAGCGCAACGTCGCCAACACGGCAGTAGCCGCGATGGTGGACACCCTGATCCGCAACGCGTTCGCCAACGACGGAGGCGCGAAAGCCGTCCACTTCCCGTCTGGCCCTGCCGAGGTCCACGACGAGGCGGGACTGAGAGTCGTCGTGCTCGACTACAACGTCGTGACCGTCAAGCAGAAAAGCGCAGAACAGCCGCCTGGCGCGATCGTCGAGATGCTTGACAAGGTCGGATCGGTCGGAAGTCCCAGGACCTACCGCAACGCTGTCGTGTTCGCAGTCCCCGACGAAGAGCAGGTCGAGGTCCTGAAGGACCGCGCACGCGCCCTGATCGCTTCCAACAACCTTGCCAGCGACACCGCGCGCCTGACACAGTTCAGCGACGAGGTGCGCAAAAAGGTGGAGGTCTATAACAAGGAGGCCAACCTCAACGCTCGCATCGCCGTGACGCGCTGCTACAAGCACATCTACTTCCCTTTCGGCGACAAAGCCACGGGGTACTTGCGCCATCGTGAGCTTCCAGCTCAAGCACAGGGCGATACAAAGAACGCAACCTCAGCAGTGTTGAGCCTCCTTGAAGATGAGGACAAGATTCGAAGCAGCCCCTTCACGGCCTCCTATCTCCGCTCGAAGACCTGGCACGCCGCGAGCTCGGCGACGACCCGCTCGATCGCCGACTACTTCTGGACTGACCACACCATCCAAATCGTTCGAAACCCGAACCTGATCCGTGAAGCGATCGTCAACGGTGTCAAGAACGAGAACTGGGTCTACTACGACGCAGGTACCGGAAAGACACACACGTCAAGCACGATGGCTGGGTTCTCGCCGGAGATGAAACCCGACGCGGAAGTGATGACAGCTTCCGAAGCCCAGTCACGAGGCTTGCTCGTGCGCAAGCCAACCCAGGCCGACTTGCGCGCCGTCGTCACCAACGATGACCTCACCGGCGCTGAGATTCGCTCTCGTCTCGAAGCCCAGTGTGGCGGCGAGCCAACCAAGACCGATGTCCTCGAACTGCTCGCCACCGCCGTACAAGCCAGCGACTACAAGTGGTTCGTTGTCCTCGACGCAGAGCCCACCCCCGGCGTCAGGGCACTGTCACCGTCAGCAATCAAGGACAAGGGTCTCGACGGCCTGCGCATCCTGAGCCGAGAAACAGCAGATGCGCAGGAGATCGAGGTGCCAACCCGCACACCGAACTCGAAGACGTTCAGCGCATCAGGCCCGGGTGGTGCAGCAATGCAGAGCCTGCTCGATCAGATTTCCGACTTCACCGTGCCCACAATCAGCACGATGACCTTGAAGGTCACCGCGGACGAGGCGTCTGGTACCAGCGACATCGACCTTGCCGTGGCATCGCTCGGCATGCTGCAAAAGCAGCACATCACCGTTCGCGCCACCATCCGCGCCGAGTTCAAGGGTGTCACCGGCGGAGTCCAATTCCAGGGAACCGCCGACCGTCAGGACTTCCAGTCCGCGTACAACCATGTGAAGAAGGCCGTTGCCGGAGCGAACAAGGTCGCGGGCGAGGTCACCCTGATCTTGCGCTTCTCTCCGGCTATGGACATCACCGATGCCCAGTTCGCCCAGATTCACACGGTCATCAAGAACCTCGGAATGAAGAGCACCACGATGACAGCCGAGGTGACCAAATGA
- a CDS encoding DUF1156 domain-containing protein: MTTSRPRVLIEDWLPVAELGIESRRERGAASALPPLSFLHIWWARRPLVASAAVALAGVMPTWTEDLASAFPDSSEVRTESAYRAWLLRLVGILGDPVRGRRMIDAANAAGVKLQGNGYGYRQAFRNPVSRLDIDLLHAVLRHTWGELPTIADPTAGGGSIPWAASRLGLPVVANDINGVAASVLKAGVEIPATRGLDLLPEIKKWGSILVKRVEKRLKEFFPLNEGESVTAYIWANAVPCPRTGRLVPLLTDKWLRKAAGKEAAVRLVTSVDGTELAEPRFEVALGRDVDRVDAGTGTISRGKAISPYDNLVIDGDYIKTAAQGGQMKQLLYAVAIRKPSGERTFRAPSNADTDALRAAAQHFDDVKDGWLSSGILPTEEFPDGNDLRPKHYGLDRWIDFYTPRQALVHGTFGEEFAALIPELRDAIGDGADDVLFELALMQGKALNWNSRLSSWNVARQGMRSVFDRHDFSFKWTFAEFEGATALYSWCLDQLDDAYGGIARLLDETGAADLGTSARLHREVTVTQGSAASLLLDDGSITHVCMDPPYYDNVMYAELADYFYVWEKRTLGRLVPDYFHDDLTDKDNEAVANPARFAAMGKRKSELADLDYETKMTSIFAESRRVLSDDGVLSVMFTHKRAEAWDTLGMGLLQAGFTIETSWPVNTEFEHSMHQANMNSAASTIMLVCRKRANHADDHKVYLDDIEHDIRQAARDAATRFQHDGIDGVDLLLSTYGPTLSVISQNWPVYSSTPDADGRDQLLRPEDALALAREEIVDLRRSRLVGQAAKVDGLTDFVLLAWDTFGAREFPFDTARLLALAVGGLDVDELERAKIVSKASGKVKLLTPKERLRRGADSELPGVTPEAPSFEHVIDAVDTALYIADVDGQQAAKRFLDRHGYTSNAGFISTLQGLANAIPRTKVKGAWVVPEAGLIDTLCTLYFEDVVLPEAEEMAAPGDPNENTLFDVE; the protein is encoded by the coding sequence GTGACCACTTCAAGACCACGAGTCCTTATCGAGGACTGGCTACCCGTCGCAGAGCTCGGCATCGAGTCGCGGCGAGAGCGTGGAGCCGCCTCGGCCCTGCCGCCGCTTTCTTTTCTCCACATCTGGTGGGCTCGCCGACCACTTGTGGCGTCCGCCGCCGTCGCGCTCGCCGGTGTCATGCCGACATGGACCGAAGATCTAGCATCGGCGTTCCCAGACTCATCAGAGGTGCGCACAGAGTCCGCCTACCGGGCTTGGCTACTCCGCCTCGTGGGCATTCTCGGCGACCCCGTCCGGGGACGGCGCATGATCGACGCCGCCAACGCTGCAGGCGTGAAGCTACAAGGCAACGGGTACGGCTACCGCCAAGCGTTCCGAAACCCAGTCTCGCGCCTAGACATCGATTTGCTTCACGCTGTTCTCCGTCACACCTGGGGTGAACTTCCGACCATAGCCGACCCCACTGCCGGCGGCGGGTCGATTCCGTGGGCGGCAAGCCGCCTGGGATTGCCCGTCGTTGCGAATGACATCAACGGAGTCGCTGCCAGCGTGCTGAAAGCCGGCGTCGAGATACCCGCAACCCGTGGTCTCGACCTGCTTCCCGAGATCAAGAAATGGGGAAGTATTCTCGTAAAACGAGTCGAGAAGCGGCTCAAGGAGTTCTTCCCCCTCAACGAAGGGGAAAGCGTCACTGCCTACATCTGGGCGAATGCGGTCCCTTGTCCTCGCACCGGTCGTCTCGTTCCCTTGCTCACCGACAAGTGGCTGAGGAAGGCAGCAGGCAAGGAAGCAGCCGTGCGGCTGGTCACATCTGTCGACGGGACCGAGCTGGCGGAACCGCGCTTCGAGGTCGCCCTCGGTCGGGATGTAGATAGGGTCGATGCGGGCACAGGGACCATATCGCGCGGAAAGGCGATTTCGCCTTACGACAATCTGGTTATTGATGGTGATTACATCAAGACGGCTGCACAGGGCGGCCAGATGAAGCAACTTCTCTACGCAGTGGCAATCCGTAAGCCGTCGGGGGAACGAACCTTCCGCGCCCCCAGTAACGCCGATACTGACGCGTTGCGGGCAGCGGCTCAGCACTTCGACGATGTCAAAGATGGGTGGCTCTCATCCGGAATTCTGCCGACAGAGGAGTTTCCCGATGGCAACGATCTCCGTCCGAAGCACTACGGACTCGACCGCTGGATCGATTTTTACACTCCGAGACAAGCGCTCGTCCACGGAACTTTCGGCGAAGAGTTCGCGGCGCTTATCCCCGAGTTGCGCGACGCGATAGGCGATGGGGCGGATGACGTTCTTTTCGAACTTGCGCTGATGCAGGGCAAGGCCCTCAACTGGAACTCGCGGCTCTCTTCGTGGAACGTCGCGCGCCAGGGGATGAGAAGCGTTTTCGATCGTCACGACTTTTCCTTCAAGTGGACCTTCGCAGAGTTTGAAGGGGCCACTGCGCTGTACTCGTGGTGCCTTGATCAGCTCGACGATGCGTACGGCGGCATCGCGCGCCTATTGGACGAGACGGGAGCGGCGGACCTGGGAACGAGCGCACGACTTCATCGCGAGGTCACCGTCACTCAAGGCAGTGCCGCGAGCCTCTTACTCGACGACGGTTCCATCACTCACGTCTGCATGGACCCGCCGTACTACGACAACGTCATGTACGCGGAGCTGGCCGACTACTTCTACGTCTGGGAGAAGCGGACGCTCGGGCGACTGGTGCCGGACTATTTCCACGATGACCTCACCGACAAGGACAACGAGGCCGTCGCAAACCCGGCCAGATTCGCGGCGATGGGCAAGCGCAAGAGCGAGCTCGCGGACCTTGACTACGAAACGAAGATGACGTCGATCTTCGCCGAGTCGCGACGCGTACTGTCAGATGACGGCGTCCTCTCGGTAATGTTCACTCACAAGCGCGCGGAAGCTTGGGACACACTTGGGATGGGACTCCTGCAAGCCGGGTTCACGATCGAAACGTCGTGGCCAGTCAACACCGAGTTCGAGCACTCCATGCACCAAGCGAACATGAACTCGGCTGCTTCGACGATCATGCTGGTCTGTCGGAAGCGGGCCAATCACGCAGACGATCACAAGGTGTATCTCGATGACATCGAGCACGACATTCGTCAGGCGGCCCGAGACGCCGCGACCCGCTTTCAACACGACGGCATCGACGGTGTTGACCTCCTGCTTTCAACCTACGGCCCTACGTTGTCGGTGATATCGCAGAACTGGCCCGTCTACTCGTCCACTCCGGATGCTGACGGGCGGGACCAGTTGCTCCGCCCCGAAGATGCCCTGGCTTTGGCGCGCGAGGAAATCGTGGACCTTCGCCGCTCCCGCCTTGTCGGTCAGGCCGCAAAGGTGGACGGCCTCACTGACTTCGTTCTCCTGGCATGGGATACGTTCGGTGCTCGGGAGTTCCCCTTCGACACAGCACGTCTCCTGGCTCTCGCAGTAGGAGGGCTGGACGTCGATGAACTGGAACGCGCGAAGATCGTCTCGAAGGCATCTGGCAAGGTCAAACTCTTGACACCCAAGGAACGTCTACGTCGGGGAGCCGACTCTGAACTGCCTGGAGTGACGCCAGAAGCACCATCGTTCGAGCACGTCATTGACGCCGTTGACACGGCACTCTACATCGCCGATGTGGACGGCCAGCAGGCTGCAAAGCGGTTCCTCGACCGTCATGGATACACCAGCAACGCCGGGTTCATTTCCACCCTGCAAGGTTTGGCGAACGCGATCCCACGCACCAAAGTCAAAGGCGCGTGGGTGGTGCCGGAGGCTGGGCTCATCGACACACTCTGCACCCTCTACTTCGAGGATGTCGTACTACCGGAGGCAGAAGAGATGGCCGCACCGGGAGACCCCAACGAAAACACGCTGTTCGACGTGGAGTGA
- a CDS encoding DUF429 domain-containing protein, producing MTVLGLDGCKKGWVVAVAESGRLIDMFIAKDVGQAIDVAGRRWDIDAVVIDMPIGLADTIPRVADEQARQRLGERRSSVFDVPIRKALEAGSTAEANRISKEITGRGVGSMSYALRDKVFEIDEFVRSASVTVREGHPEVSFAGLAGRPLSYYKKTLPGALERRALLESVGLLPAVDAEIALKRQAAFDDINDAAIMAWTALRVTAGEAESLPETPGVFSMDGRAPSGSRSRRR from the coding sequence ATGACAGTGCTAGGGCTGGATGGCTGTAAGAAGGGGTGGGTTGTCGCTGTGGCGGAATCCGGCCGCCTCATCGACATGTTCATCGCGAAAGACGTCGGCCAGGCCATCGATGTAGCGGGGCGACGTTGGGACATTGATGCCGTAGTTATCGATATGCCGATTGGGCTCGCCGACACGATTCCGCGAGTAGCCGACGAGCAGGCCCGGCAACGACTCGGCGAGCGCCGATCTAGCGTTTTTGATGTGCCCATTCGTAAGGCGCTTGAGGCCGGGTCTACGGCCGAGGCGAATCGCATCTCCAAGGAGATCACTGGCCGGGGCGTTGGCTCAATGTCATACGCCCTGCGCGACAAGGTCTTTGAGATTGACGAGTTCGTGAGGTCCGCATCCGTCACCGTGCGGGAGGGGCATCCCGAGGTGAGCTTCGCGGGGCTCGCTGGGCGGCCGCTGAGCTACTACAAGAAGACCCTGCCTGGCGCCCTTGAGCGACGTGCGCTCCTCGAGTCAGTCGGCCTGCTCCCTGCCGTGGATGCAGAGATCGCACTCAAGCGCCAGGCCGCGTTTGACGACATTAACGACGCCGCCATCATGGCGTGGACGGCGCTCCGAGTGACGGCTGGAGAGGCGGAATCGCTGCCTGAGACGCCTGGGGTATTTTCAATGGATGGCCGAGCGCCATCTGGTTCTAGGTCCAGGCGACGGTAG
- a CDS encoding RtcB family protein, with translation MEKLNARLLNWASILDPQTKEQAITTSSMPFIYPHLALMPDAHLGLGATVGSVIPTLGAIIPAAVGVDIGCGMIAVKTQFTKDDVAGKDLGALREQIERSIPLSAGGKNQKIRHTAQARIEALEALATPTQLARIDGLSRLWRNQLGTLGSGNHFIEVSLDEDDAVWFFLHSGSRGVGNKIAQHHIAIAHTVMSRYWITLPDKDLAYLVEGSEEFDEYIADLTWAQAFALANREEMMDRVVDQFERWMGAATGSPVTVEEFTRINCHHNFSQQERHWGKDVWVSRKGAILAREGEWGLIPGSMGTASYVVQGLGNAVALNSSPHGAGRVFSRTAARKQFTREDLRASMVGIEYKDSDAFIDEIPAAYKDIDQVMADAADLVEIRHTLRQIVNVKGD, from the coding sequence ATGGAGAAGCTGAACGCTCGGCTTCTGAACTGGGCATCCATCCTGGATCCCCAGACCAAGGAGCAGGCGATCACCACCTCGTCCATGCCGTTCATCTACCCTCACCTCGCGCTGATGCCCGACGCCCACCTGGGTCTGGGCGCCACCGTCGGCTCGGTCATCCCCACCCTGGGGGCGATCATCCCGGCCGCCGTGGGGGTGGACATCGGCTGCGGCATGATCGCGGTGAAGACGCAGTTCACCAAGGACGACGTCGCGGGTAAGGACTTGGGCGCGCTGAGGGAGCAGATCGAAAGGTCGATCCCGCTGAGCGCCGGAGGCAAGAACCAGAAGATTAGGCACACCGCTCAGGCACGGATCGAGGCCCTCGAGGCACTCGCCACGCCGACGCAGCTCGCCAGGATCGACGGCCTGTCGCGGCTGTGGCGGAACCAGTTGGGCACGCTCGGCAGCGGCAACCACTTCATCGAGGTCAGCCTTGATGAGGACGACGCTGTGTGGTTCTTCCTGCACTCCGGGTCCAGGGGCGTGGGCAACAAGATCGCGCAGCACCACATCGCGATCGCCCACACGGTGATGAGCCGGTACTGGATCACCCTGCCCGACAAGGACCTCGCCTACCTGGTGGAGGGTTCGGAGGAGTTCGACGAGTACATCGCCGACCTCACCTGGGCTCAGGCGTTCGCGCTGGCCAACAGGGAGGAAATGATGGACAGGGTGGTCGACCAGTTCGAGCGGTGGATGGGTGCCGCGACTGGTTCGCCTGTCACCGTCGAGGAGTTCACCCGGATCAACTGCCACCACAACTTCTCCCAGCAGGAGAGGCACTGGGGCAAGGACGTCTGGGTCTCCAGGAAGGGCGCCATCCTTGCCCGGGAGGGCGAGTGGGGCCTCATCCCTGGCTCGATGGGCACCGCGTCGTACGTGGTTCAGGGTCTCGGCAACGCCGTGGCGCTGAACTCCTCGCCGCACGGGGCTGGTCGGGTGTTCTCGCGGACGGCCGCCAGGAAGCAGTTCACCAGGGAGGACCTGCGGGCCTCCATGGTGGGCATCGAGTACAAGGACTCCGACGCGTTCATCGACGAGATCCCTGCCGCGTACAAGGACATCGATCAGGTGATGGCGGACGCCGCCGACCTGGTGGAGATCCGGCACACGCTCAGGCAGATCGTGAATGTGAAGGGGGACTAA